ATGTCAAACCCGGCCACCCAGAAAAGGACGGCGAAGCCAAGGAGAAACGCCGGCAGCTCCAGCTCGCCGCGGATGGCGGCCCAGGCGCCGAGCGGCGCGCCGGCGAGGCAGATGCCGAGGACGACATGGGCAAAGGAGGTGAAGCGCTTGCAGTAGGAGTAAAGGACGAGGAAAAAGAGCGCGATCGGCGAAAGGTAAAGGCAGAGCGGATTGAGCATCCCCGCTGCAAAAACCATCAGGAGGACCGACAGTGCGACAAAGAAGAGGACCGCACCGCGCCCCAGCAACCCCGCCGGAATGGCGCGCCCGCTGGTGCGCGGGTTTCGTGCGTCGATCTCGGCGTCGATGACGCGGTTTAGCCCCATCGCTGCGGTGCGTGCACCGACCATCGCGAGGACGATCCACCCGGCCTGAGCCGGTGTCGGAAAGCCGCCCGCCGCGAGGAGCGCGCCGGTAAAGGCGAACGGGAGGGCGAAGATGGTGTGGGAGAACTTTATCATCTCCAGGAAAACCCCTACCCTGGCAAAAAGTGTCATTTCCTCCCCTATCTCAAGGTGCCGGACGGGTCCGGTCGATCGATACCTTGCTGTAAGTAGCTGCCGGAAAGATTCCCCCTCCAGCTCCAAATAGTCAAAACCCGTAATCTTTCCAGCGCTTCGTCACGAGGGCCGTCACCGCCGGATCCTTCTCCAGCGGGCGGAGCACCTCGTCCGCCTCCCCCGGGAGCTTTCGCGTCGCGTCGAGCCCGATGCGGCCGTCCTCGACCACGATGTCGCGCGGGAAGCGCGCGTGGTTGAGGGTGCGCCAGAGCGCGTCCGCGAAGGGATCGCCGGGGAGCGCGTCGAGAACTACCAGTATCTTCCCCCTCTTCAGCCACCCCCCCTCGCGCAGCGACTCGAGGACTGCCCTCCCCTCGCCGGGGGCGCGCTTCTCGATCGCCACCAGGGCGCAGCCGTGGAAGATTCCCTCCAGCGGCAGGGAGATGTCCACGATAGCCGGGCACTGCCTGCGGCTGAGCGCCAGCATGGCGCGCTCCGCCCCCTTGGCGAGGTGACAGTCCTCCATCGGGGGGGGTCCCACTATCGTCGCAGGATAGATGAGATCGGCGCGGTGGGTCACGCAGGTGACCTGCAGCACCGGCACCTCTTCCCCCGGGTCGTAGCAACCGGTGTGATTGCCGAACGCCCCTTCACCTCTGGTCCCCCCGGGGTCCAGGTACCCCTCTATCACGAGCTCGGCATCCGCCGGGACCTCCAGGTCGCAGGTAAGGCAGCGTGCCATCTCCAGCGGGGCGCGATTCAGAAATCCCGCAAAGGAGATTTCGTCAAAAGGGTCGGGAAGCGGCAGCGCGGCGGCAAAGGTCAGCGCAGGGGGTCCCCCGAGTGCTATCGCCACCGGCATCCGCGTCCCCGCCGTACGGTGTTTCTCGTGGTGTCGCCACCCCCCGCTCCCCTTTTTCCAGCGAATCCCGGCGCTCGCGCCGTCGAAGATGCGCACCCGGTACATGCCGCAGTTCCCGGCACCGGTTTCGGGGTCGCGGGTAAAGACGAGCGGGAGGGTAATGAAGGCTCCGCTCTCCCCTGGCCAGCTCTTTACAAAAGGGAAGAGGGAAAGATCGGGGGTTTCCTGCACCGCCTCCTGGCAGCGCGGAGCGGTGATCCGCACCGGAAGGGGCGCCAGCGCCGGGTCGGCCAGAAGCTCTTCCATCCGGCCGGTAAGTGAGGAAAGCGCTGCCACATCGAGGGCCGCTGCCATGCGCGCCGGGGAGCCGAAAAGGTTCGTCGCCACAGGGAAAGGGCTCCCCTTGACGCGGAGGAAGAGAAGCCCCTTCCCCCCGCCGGGGGCCTTGCTCTGCCGGTCGGTGATCTCCGCGACCTCCAGGTCCGGATCGACCTCGACCTGCACCGTATGGAGTTCCCCGAGCGACTTCAGCCTTTCCAGAAACGCCCGCAAGTCCCTGTGCGCCATGACCACCCCGGAAAGTACATTGAAGTGCTAGTATTTATCACTTCCCCCCACGCCTTGACAACCTTTTTTCCGCGCGCCGCGGCTCCCCCCTTCTTTGCGCGGCGGGTATTGCGCTGAGGCGCAGGGAACCTACAATTGGGATGGGACGCAGAAGCGGACCGTCCTTTACCCCACCTCCTGATGTGCAAGAAGTGCACACCGCCATTTTGACCAGCTATTTCATTAGGACATAAGAGAATCCGTAGAAAAAAGCGCTAATTTCGCTACTTCTCCAGTTACGACACACCGGCAACGTTCTGGCACCCCCCGTGAAACAGCAGTCGGCACAAACCGCTCTACAGGGAGGCACGTCATGGTGGTGGTACTGAAGCAGATCTTGCGCAGCAAAGGGAACGGATGGATCGCGGGGCTCTGCGCCCTCGGCATGGCAGTGGCTCTCGCAGGGTGCGGAGGGGGTGGAGGATCGAGCTCGGTGAACGCGGTCGCCCCGACGGCGGCAGAGCGCGCTGCCGACGCCTTCTCCTTTACCACCGACGAGTACGGGATGCAGGGAGCGACCTACCTCGCCGCCACCACCTCGTCGGGGGGAGTCGCCTTACGCGCGGCGATCGCCTCCAGCATAAGCGACCCCGCCTTCCGCACCGTCACGCGCATCGACGTGGCCGCCCCCGGCGCGATAGCTCCCGGTACGGTGTACGCCCTCGGCAGCGCGTCGGCGGGGGTCCCCTCCTTCCCCGGGAACATCTTCTTCTTCGATGGCCATCAGTCCACCCTGCTGCAGACCGCCGAGGGATCGATCAGGTTCACCTCTTTCGGGAGCAGCGCGGGGGATACGATCGCGGGTACCTTCAGCGCCACAATCGTCGACGGGTACGACAGCACGAGGCCAAGCTACCGTCTCGCCGGTGACTTCTCCTTCACGGTCGGCGCCAGCGGTCCGGTCCTTCCCGCGGCACCCCCGATCCCCGCACTCGCCACACAGAGCTACGAGGCCGGGTGCGCCTCCTGCCACACCCTCGGCAGCTACGACATGACAGGTGGGGAAGCCCCTGACCTTGCCCTGAAGGGTGGGAAGCTGCCGTCCCTCTTCGGGGCCGACGCCACCCACCACGGCATGCGTCTCGCCTCCGCGCAGATCGGTGCGCTGAAGATCCTCCTGAACGCCAATTAACCAGGTCCCGACCCGCTCCGGCGGCACCCTCCACAGCGGTGCCGCCGTGAGCCCCAATCGCAGATTTCCCCCCTCTTTTCCCGCATTTTCGAAGGACCCCACCCTCTTGGAATGATCCCTGCAGTACCGGCCGGAAAACCGCCAGCTCCCGCCGTCATATCACCACCGGCGGCAGGCGCCGGGGAGTCTCGCGGCGAGGCTTACCTTCCTCCCCGCTTTCGTATTCCCGGGATCTGCCGGGGAATGGACTAAACATTTAAAATAGCTTTCTATTGCGGCTTTAATTTGTTATAGTCACGGCGCTTTCTAATGTGCAGAAACTGTCCGGCAATTCACCGGACGTCTCTGCGCCAAATGGCGGTATCGCGGCGGAAAAAGAGGCCATTGAGGCCCACCCCGTCACCCCCCGCGAAACCTTTTTATTTTTTAATGCAATACGCCGTCGCCTGCCCCCGGCTCTCACGGGGGAGGGAAGTGCGTTTAGAGGGACCGTGCGCTTGAACTGATGATGTCGTAACCGAAATATACGTGTCACTCCGATAAAGGCAAAACCGGAGCAATCCGGTGACGCAAAGCCACGGGTCCCCAGGCGTTCACACCACGCACGGACAGCCGGGTTACCGAAGAGCTTGCAGAGTCAGGCGCCTCGGAAATTAGGAAACAACGGGAGGAGAACGCCCGGCTCTGGGAGCCGGGCGTTTTTTTTTGCCCCGGTGGCGCGACGGTCCACCGCTGTCAGCACCAGGCCACACGAATATATGCCGAGAAACCTGCAGCACAAAATGGTGAAGACGACGCTCGTCGTCTGCCTTTTCCTTCTCCTGTCAGCCTTTTGCTGCACCAGGGCGGAGGCCGCGATCAGCATCGTGCGCACCTCCGCGCCCTTTTTCCCCTTCGACAAGGACACCTCGCCGCGTCTGAATGCCCAGTACGTCTCTTTCTCCGTCACCACCACAAGCGACATAGCCGACGCGTGGGCAAAGATCGACAACTTCACGGGGGGGTACCTGAGTGTCGCCAGCACCGCGCCCGGCGCCGACCTGTACCACATCGGCCCGATGACCGCAGGCTCCACCAAAACGGTCTTTTTCTACATCGAGACGAGCGCCAACAACGACGTCACCGCGACGCAGGGGCACGACATCTCCGTGTGGAGCGGCAATCCCTCCACCGGCGGCGGAGAGCTCTCCAGGAGCCGCTTCACCCTCACCGGCACGACCGTCGCCGGCACCTATTACGAGGCGATGTACGACACGATCCAGGCGCAGGCGAGCAAGGTGAGCTCCGTGGTATCGGGGCCGACCCCCGCACAGCTCGGCGGGATCGTCACCATCACCGTCATCGGGGACACCGGCACCAGCAACGGCCCGATGATCTTCTCTCCCGCGTCCGACCCGTACTGGCCGGACCAAACGTACCGCCTGGTCTCCGCCACCATCACCCTCCCCGACGGCACGGTCCTGAAGGACAAGCTGTACCAGGGGAGCTACACCGGGGGCTCCGGGGCGTACGTCGGGGTGTACACCTTCGTGGCGGTGAGCAGCTACTCCGCCCCCACCAGCACGAGCCCTGTGGCGTACATCAACAGCGGCAACGTGCTGAAGCACGTCCCCACCGGCGCCGGCACGATCGACCCCCTCGCCCCCCCCGTGTCGGGGACGAGCGGCAACTCGGTCATCGTCACCGCGAGCTGCAACCCCTCCATGCTCCCGGCGGGATCGGCCGGCGACGTCGCCTGCACCATCAACCTGATAAACAGCGGCGACTACGATGTCACCCTCGACGACATCGACATGATCCTCCCGGTCTCCCCCGGCACGGTGACCTACAACAGCGGGACCTCCGCCTATGGCGGAAGTGCTATCGCGAACCCGCTGCAGTCGGGGAGGCTTCTGACCTGGAGCGGGCAGTACCTCGTGCCGGCTGCCGGGACGAAGAGTCTCACGCTGTCGCTGCACGTGCCGGACATCTCCGGCGTGTACAACTTCGCCGCCTACGCGCACATCGGGGCGGAGCAGATCGACGCCTCGGCAGCGCTCGGAGACGACGCGAAGGCCTCCTGCAGCGTCATCGTCCCCACGAAGACCTTCCTGTCGAAGACATTCGACCCCGTCATCATCGGTCCCGGCGGGACGACCGCCGTGAAGTTCACCATGACGAACCTCTCCGGGAACGCCGCCCTCTCCGGCCTCGCCTTTACAGAGCAGCTCCCGGCGGGGCTTACCTGGAGCGGGACGCCGATCGTTTCGCAGTGCGGCGGGACGGTGGCCTACGCCCAGAGCGGCGGCCTCAACAACACCATCCGCTTTACCGGCGGCGGCCTCCCGGCCGGGCCTTCCAGCTGCACCGTCACCGCGCAGGTCACCAGCACGGTGCCGGGAAGCTACAGCAACACCGAAGCGAACATCGTGTCGCTCTCCGGCCTCGACGCCAGCGGTCTCAGCGCGACCTTGCAGGTTGTCCCCGCGGTGCTCAAGAAGTCCTTCATCCCGAGCGGGATCATCACCTCCGGAACGACGGAGCTCCACTTCACCATCACCAACGCTGCCGGGAACCCGCAGCAGTCCGGGCTCTCCTTTACCGACACTCTCCCTGCGGACCTGAAATGGAGCGGCACCCCCGTCGCCTCCCAGTGCGGCGGCACCCTGAGCTACGGCGGAGCGGCAA
The DNA window shown above is from Geomonas sp. RF6 and carries:
- a CDS encoding 4-hydroxybenzoate octaprenyltransferase, encoding MTLFARVGVFLEMIKFSHTIFALPFAFTGALLAAGGFPTPAQAGWIVLAMVGARTAAMGLNRVIDAEIDARNPRTSGRAIPAGLLGRGAVLFFVALSVLLMVFAAGMLNPLCLYLSPIALFFLVLYSYCKRFTSFAHVVLGICLAGAPLGAWAAIRGELELPAFLLGFAVLFWVAGFDILYALQDLDFDKKSGLHSIPARFGVNGSLWIARVFHVVACVFLLGLYLTMHLGPCYLAGLIAVCGMLLYEHHLLRGGDLGKLDAAFFNMNGYISVTLFLATLADIVRGSL
- a CDS encoding DUF7933 domain-containing protein; its protein translation is MVKTTLVVCLFLLLSAFCCTRAEAAISIVRTSAPFFPFDKDTSPRLNAQYVSFSVTTTSDIADAWAKIDNFTGGYLSVASTAPGADLYHIGPMTAGSTKTVFFYIETSANNDVTATQGHDISVWSGNPSTGGGELSRSRFTLTGTTVAGTYYEAMYDTIQAQASKVSSVVSGPTPAQLGGIVTITVIGDTGTSNGPMIFSPASDPYWPDQTYRLVSATITLPDGTVLKDKLYQGSYTGGSGAYVGVYTFVAVSSYSAPTSTSPVAYINSGNVLKHVPTGAGTIDPLAPPVSGTSGNSVIVTASCNPSMLPAGSAGDVACTINLINSGDYDVTLDDIDMILPVSPGTVTYNSGTSAYGGSAIANPLQSGRLLTWSGQYLVPAAGTKSLTLSLHVPDISGVYNFAAYAHIGAEQIDASAALGDDAKASCSVIVPTKTFLSKTFDPVIIGPGGTTAVKFTMTNLSGNAALSGLAFTEQLPAGLTWSGTPIVSQCGGTVAYAQSGGLNNTIRFTGGGLPAGPSSCTVTAQVTSTVPGSYSNTEANIVSLSGLDASGLSATLQVVPAVLKKSFIPSGIITSGTTELHFTITNAAGNPQQSGLSFTDTLPADLKWSGTPVASQCGGTLSYGGAANNVITFNGGTLAAGQSGCSVSATVTSTKIGSYLNDAPNISGLSASLTNGVTPQTLVVDSAPTLSKAFSPSAIPVGGTATLTFTIASSSQSATSPDFIDVFPLNLSLASPTIVNTSTNPGCVAASIYKPGTLVPSSTGDTSIEFSAAKIPANATCTYAVQVTSSIPGTYVNNAKSIIYIASLNNAVSDATLRVLAAPTVQKSFTPDTIYLGSSSTVTITLTNPNVSDISGLALLDSYPSGMFNVGGSGGTTCGGTIAAPNGGSTLSLSGGTIPARGSCTVTATVSTTGTGSFSNSSGPVTTASAGTGSAASATLTVKPLPNLTILKSAQVFSDPVNGSVSPRAIPGAQVLYQVTVTNFGKGIADADSIVITDAIPPSTSLLVSGTPVLFSEGSVPSGLTLNWGGLGSLTDDVKFSRDGGSTFNYIPVPAANGADPAVTHLRLTPRGIINPSNGSSNPTFSIMFKVIIN
- a CDS encoding UbiD family decarboxylase, which codes for MAHRDLRAFLERLKSLGELHTVQVEVDPDLEVAEITDRQSKAPGGGKGLLFLRVKGSPFPVATNLFGSPARMAAALDVAALSSLTGRMEELLADPALAPLPVRITAPRCQEAVQETPDLSLFPFVKSWPGESGAFITLPLVFTRDPETGAGNCGMYRVRIFDGASAGIRWKKGSGGWRHHEKHRTAGTRMPVAIALGGPPALTFAAALPLPDPFDEISFAGFLNRAPLEMARCLTCDLEVPADAELVIEGYLDPGGTRGEGAFGNHTGCYDPGEEVPVLQVTCVTHRADLIYPATIVGPPPMEDCHLAKGAERAMLALSRRQCPAIVDISLPLEGIFHGCALVAIEKRAPGEGRAVLESLREGGWLKRGKILVVLDALPGDPFADALWRTLNHARFPRDIVVEDGRIGLDATRKLPGEADEVLRPLEKDPAVTALVTKRWKDYGF